One part of the Arabidopsis thaliana chromosome 1 sequence genome encodes these proteins:
- a CDS encoding S-locus lectin protein kinase family protein (S-locus lectin protein kinase family protein; FUNCTIONS IN: in 6 functions; INVOLVED IN: protein amino acid phosphorylation, recognition of pollen; LOCATED IN: endomembrane system; EXPRESSED IN: shoot apex, embryo, flower, seed; EXPRESSED DURING: petal differentiation and expansion stage, E expanded cotyledon stage, D bilateral stage; CONTAINS InterPro DOMAIN/s: Curculin-like (mannose-binding) lectin (InterPro:IPR001480), PAN-2 domain (InterPro:IPR013227), Protein kinase, ATP binding site (InterPro:IPR017441), Apple-like (InterPro:IPR003609), S-locus receptor kinase, C-terminal (InterPro:IPR021820), Serine/threonine-protein kinase domain (InterPro:IPR002290), Serine-threonine/tyrosine-protein kinase (InterPro:IPR001245), Serine/threonine-protein kinase, active site (InterPro:IPR008271), Protein kinase-like domain (InterPro:IPR011009), Protein kinase, catalytic domain (InterPro:IPR000719), S-locus glycoprotein (InterPro:IPR000858), Tyrosine-protein kinase, catalytic domain (InterPro:IPR020635); BEST Arabidopsis thaliana protein match is: S-locus lectin protein kinase family protein (TAIR:AT1G61490.1); Has 123382 Blast hits to 121623 proteins in 4622 species: Archae - 108; Bacteria - 13648; Metazoa - 45596; Fungi - 10441; Plants - 35145; Viruses - 425; Other Eukaryotes - 18019 (source: NCBI BLink).), whose protein sequence is MMTRFACLHLFTMFLFTLLSGSSSAVITTESPLSMGQTLSSANEVYELGFFSPNNTQDQYVGIWFKDTIPRVVVWVANREKPVTDSTAYLAISSSGSLLLLNGKHGTVWSSGVTFSSSGCRAELSDSGNLKVIDNVSERALWQSFDHLGDTLLHTSSLTYNLATAEKRVLTSWKSYTDPSPGDFLGQITPQVPSQGFVMRGSTPYWRSGPWAKTRFTGIPFMDESYTGPFTLHQDVNGSGYLTYFQRDYKLSRITLTSEGSIKMFRDNGMGWELYYEAPKKLCDFYGACGPFGLCVMSPSPMCKCFRGFVPKSVEEWKRGNWTGGCVRHTELDCLGNSTGEDADDFHQIANIKPPDFYEFASSVNAEECHQRCVHNCSCLAFAYIKGIGCLVWNQDLMDAVQFSATGELLSIRLARSELDGNKRKKTIVASIVSLTLFMILGFTAFGVWRCRVEHIAHISKDAWKNDLKPQDVPGLDFFDMHTIQNATNNFSLSNKLGQGGFGSVYKGKLQDGKEIAVKRLSSSSGQGKEEFMNEIVLISKLQHRNLVRVLGCCIEEEEKLLIYEFMVNKSLDTFLFDSRKRLEIDWPKRFDIIQGIARGLLYLHHDSRLRVIHRDLKVSNILLDEKMNPKISDFGLARMYQGTEYQDNTRRVVGTLGYMSPEYAWTGMFSEKSDIYSFGVLMLEIISGEKISRFSYGVEGKTLIAYAWESWSEYRGIDLLDQDLADSCHPLEVGRCIQIGLLCVQHQPADRPNTLELLAMLTTTSDLPSPKQPTFAFHTRDDESLSNDLITVNGMTQSVILGR, encoded by the exons ATGATGACGAGGTTTGCTTGTTTGCACCTCTTTACCATGTTCTTGTTTACCTTGCTCTCAGGTTCAAGTTCTGCAGTTATAACGACAGAAAGTCCTTTGTCAATGGGACAAACTCTCAGCTCCGCTAATGAGGTTTATGAATTGGGGTTCTTCAGTCCTAATAACACCCAAGATCAGTATGTTGGAATCTGGTTCAAGGATACCATTCCCCGGGTTGTTGTGTGGGTGGCCAATAGAGAGAAGCCTGTTACAGACTCTACGGCATATCTAGCTATAAGCAGCAGTGGAAGTCTTCTGTTACTTAATGGCAAACATGGCACTGTGTGGTCTAGTGGAGTAACTTTTTCCTCTAGCGGGTGTCGTGCAGAGCTTTCAGATAGCGGAAATCTTAAGGTCATAGATAATGTTTCGGAAAGAGCTCTGTGGCAAAGCTTTGATCATCTTGGGGATACACTGCTACATACCTCATCCCTGACGTATAACCTCGCCACCGCTGAGAAGCGGGTGTTGACTTCTTGGAAAAGTTACACCGATCCATCACCTGGCGACTTTTTGGGCCAGATTACACCTCAAGTGCCATCACAGGGGTTCGTTATGAGAGGGTCAACGCCTTACTGGAGAAGCGGTCCATGGGCTAAAACAAGGTTCACTGGGATACCGTTTATGGATGAATCATACACAGGTCCATTCACCCTTCACCAGGATGTAAACGGGTCAGGATACTTGACTTATTTTCAAAGAGACTACAAACTTTCACGTATAACTTTAACATCAGAGGGATCAATAAAGATGTTTCGGGATAATGGAATGGGCTGGGAATTGTACTATGAGGCTCCAAAAAAATTATGCGATTTTTATGGTGCGTGTGGACCATTTGGGTTGTGTGTTATGTCACCTTCTCCCATGTGTAAATGCTTCAGAGGTTTTGTACCAAAATCTGTTGAGGAGTGGAAAAGGGGAAACTGGACTGGTGGTTGTGTGAGGCATACCGAACTAGATTGTCTAGGAAACTCTACTGGCGAAGATGCAGATGACTTCCATCAAATTGCCAACATAAAGCCTCCAGACTTTTATGAATTTGCAAGTTCTGTGAATGCTGAAGAATGCCACCAACGTTGCGTCCACAATTGTTCTTGCTTGGCATTTGCTTATATTAAGGGAATAGGGTGCCTAGTGTGGAACCAGGACCTAATGGATGCCGTACAATTTTCTGCAACAGGAGAACTTCTTTCCATTCGTCTTGCACGATCTGAGCTAG ATGGAAATAAGCGCAAGAAGACTATTGTTGCTAGTATAGTGAGCCTGACTCTATTCATGATCTTGGGCTTCACTGCGTTTGGTGTCTGGAGATGCAGAGTGGAACATATCG CTCATATATCAAAGGATGCATGGAAGAATGATCTGAAACCACAAGATGTCCCAGGTTTAGATTTCTTTGATATGCATACCATTCAAAACGCCACCAATAATTTTAGTCTATCAAACAAACTCGGACAAGGTGGATTTGGTTCAGTTTACAAG GGAAAGCTGCAAGATGGGAAAGAAATTGCTGTTAAACGGCTTTCTAGCAGCTCTGGACAGGGAAAAGAGGAGTTTATGAATGAAATAGTACTCATCTCAAAACTCCAACACAGAAACTTAGTCAGGGTTTTGGGATGTTgcatcgaagaagaagagaagctatTGATTTATGAGTTTATGGTGAACAAAAGCCTTGATACCTTTCTCTTTG ATTCAAGAAAAAGGCTGGAGATTGATTGGccaaaaagatttgatatcaTTCAAGGTATTGCACGTGGACTTCTCTATCTCCACCATGACTCACGCCTCAGAGTTATTCACCGAGACCTGAAGGTCAGCAACATCCTTCTGGATGAGAAAATGAACCCAAAAATATCAGATTTTGGATTGGCTCGGATGTATCAGGGGACCGAATATCAGGATAACACTCGCAGGGTTGTAGGAACTCT AGGATATATGTCTCCAGAGTATGCATGGACTGGGATGTTCTCTGAGAAATCTGACATCTACAGCTTCGGAGTTCTAATGTTAGAAATCATCAGTGGAGAGAAGATCTCAAGATTCAGCTATGGCGTAGAAGGAAAAACCCTTATTGCATAT GCGTGGGAATCTTGGTCTGAATACAGAGGAATTGATCTTTTGGACCAAGATCTTGCTGATTCATGTCACCCATTAGAAGTTGGGAGATGTATTCAAATCGGCTTGCTCTGTGTACAACACCAACCTGCAGACAGACCCAACACACTTGAGTTGCTGGCTATGCTCACCACAACATCAGATCTTCCATCACCAAAACAACCCACATTTGCATTTCACACGAGAGATGACGAATCACTGTCTAACGATTTGATCACCGTCAATGGGATGACGCAATCTGTGATCCTTGGGCGTTAA
- the LHCA3 gene encoding PSI type III chlorophyll a/b-binding protein (photosystem I light harvesting complex gene 3 (LHCA3); FUNCTIONS IN: chlorophyll binding; INVOLVED IN: photosynthesis, light harvesting, photosynthesis; LOCATED IN: light-harvesting complex, chloroplast thylakoid membrane, plastoglobule; EXPRESSED IN: 23 plant structures; EXPRESSED DURING: 14 growth stages; CONTAINS InterPro DOMAIN/s: Chlorophyll A-B binding protein (InterPro:IPR001344); BEST Arabidopsis thaliana protein match is: photosystem I light harvesting complex gene 5 (TAIR:AT1G45474.2).) → MAAQALVSSSLTSSVQTARQIFGSKPVASASQKKSSFVVKAAATPPVKQGANRPLWFASSQSLSYLDGSLPGDYGFDPLGLSDPEGTGGFIEPRWLAYGEIINGRFAMLGAAGAIAPEILGKAGLIPAETALPWFQTGVIPPAGTYTYWADNYTLFVLEMALMGFAEHRRLQDWYNPGSMGKQYFLGLEKGLAGSGNPAYPGGPFFNPLGFGKDEKSLKELKLKEVKNGRLAMLAILGYFIQGLVTGVGPYQNLLDHLADPVNNNVLTSLKFH, encoded by the exons ATGGCAGCACAAGCACTTGTGTCTTCTTCACTTACCTCCTCTGTTCAGACAGCTAGACAGATATTTGGCTCAAAACCAGTTGCGTCTGCCTCACAGAAGAAGAGTTCCTTTGTTGTTAAAGCTGCTGCAACTCCACCTGTCAAG cAAGGAGCCAACAGACCATTGTGGTTTGCTTCATCGCAGAGTCTCTCTTACTTGGATGGCAG CTTACCTGGTGACTATGGATTCGACCCTCTTGGTCTTTCAGACCCAGAAGGTACTGGAGGATTCATTGAGCCAAGATGGCTAGCATACGGAGAGATCATCAACGGACGGTTCGCCATGTTGGGTGCAGCTGGAGCTATTGCTCCTGAGATTTTAGGAAAGGCTGGTCTGATTCCAGCAGAGACTGCTCTTCCTTGGTTCCAAACCGGTGTGATTCCACCAGCAGGGACATACACTTACTGGGCAGACAATTACACACTCTTTGTTCTCGAGATGGCTCTGATGGGATTCGCTGAGCACCGGAGGTTACAGGACTGGTACAACCCAGGATCTATGGGAAAACAGTACTTCTTGGGGTTAGAGAAGGGTTTGGCCGGTTCAGGTAACCCGGCTTACCCCGGTGGACCTTTCTTCAACCCTCTTGGGTTTGGGAAAGATGAGAAGTCACTGAAGGAGTTGAAACTCAAGGAGGTCAAGAACGGTAGACTGGCTATGCTCGCCATCCTCGGTTACTTTATCCAAGGACTAGTGACCGGTGTGGGACCTTATCAGAACCTGCTTGATCACTTGGCTGATCCCGTCAACAACAACGTCTTGACCAGCCTCAAGTTCCACTGA
- the LHCA3 gene encoding PSI type III chlorophyll a/b-binding protein (photosystem I light harvesting complex gene 3 (LHCA3); FUNCTIONS IN: chlorophyll binding; INVOLVED IN: photosynthesis, light harvesting, photosynthesis; LOCATED IN: light-harvesting complex, chloroplast thylakoid membrane, chloroplast, plastoglobule, membrane; EXPRESSED IN: 23 plant structures; EXPRESSED DURING: 15 growth stages; CONTAINS InterPro DOMAIN/s: Chlorophyll A-B binding protein (InterPro:IPR001344); BEST Arabidopsis thaliana protein match is: photosystem I light harvesting complex gene 5 (TAIR:AT1G45474.2); Has 35333 Blast hits to 34131 proteins in 2444 species: Archae - 798; Bacteria - 22429; Metazoa - 974; Fungi - 991; Plants - 531; Viruses - 0; Other Eukaryotes - 9610 (source: NCBI BLink).), translating into MMFKIWRCSDSSCSLPGDYGFDPLGLSDPEGTGGFIEPRWLAYGEIINGRFAMLGAAGAIAPEILGKAGLIPAETALPWFQTGVIPPAGTYTYWADNYTLFVLEMALMGFAEHRRLQDWYNPGSMGKQYFLGLEKGLAGSGNPAYPGGPFFNPLGFGKDEKSLKELKLKEVKNGRLAMLAILGYFIQGLVTGVGPYQNLLDHLADPVNNNVLTSLKFH; encoded by the coding sequence ATGatgttcaaaatttggagatgTTCTGATTCTTCTTGCAGCTTACCTGGTGACTATGGATTCGACCCTCTTGGTCTTTCAGACCCAGAAGGTACTGGAGGATTCATTGAGCCAAGATGGCTAGCATACGGAGAGATCATCAACGGACGGTTCGCCATGTTGGGTGCAGCTGGAGCTATTGCTCCTGAGATTTTAGGAAAGGCTGGTCTGATTCCAGCAGAGACTGCTCTTCCTTGGTTCCAAACCGGTGTGATTCCACCAGCAGGGACATACACTTACTGGGCAGACAATTACACACTCTTTGTTCTCGAGATGGCTCTGATGGGATTCGCTGAGCACCGGAGGTTACAGGACTGGTACAACCCAGGATCTATGGGAAAACAGTACTTCTTGGGGTTAGAGAAGGGTTTGGCCGGTTCAGGTAACCCGGCTTACCCCGGTGGACCTTTCTTCAACCCTCTTGGGTTTGGGAAAGATGAGAAGTCACTGAAGGAGTTGAAACTCAAGGAGGTCAAGAACGGTAGACTGGCTATGCTCGCCATCCTCGGTTACTTTATCCAAGGACTAGTGACCGGTGTGGGACCTTATCAGAACCTGCTTGATCACTTGGCTGATCCCGTCAACAACAACGTCTTGACCAGCCTCAAGTTCCACTGA
- a CDS encoding Galactose oxidase/kelch repeat superfamily protein (Galactose oxidase/kelch repeat superfamily protein; CONTAINS InterPro DOMAIN/s: F-box domain, cyclin-like (InterPro:IPR001810), Galactose oxidase/kelch, beta-propeller (InterPro:IPR011043), Kelch repeat type 1 (InterPro:IPR006652), Kelch related (InterPro:IPR013089), Kelch-type beta propeller (InterPro:IPR015915); BEST Arabidopsis thaliana protein match is: Galactose oxidase/kelch repeat superfamily protein (TAIR:AT4G39590.1); Has 1659 Blast hits to 1561 proteins in 111 species: Archae - 2; Bacteria - 82; Metazoa - 518; Fungi - 4; Plants - 1010; Viruses - 4; Other Eukaryotes - 39 (source: NCBI BLink).), whose protein sequence is MNGEKPLRERKKKMPYPSPVTEEPISIMSLPYDLLLNCFSLVSRLYYPTLSLVSKTFRSIITSRELYEIRSRLNRTDKCLYLCFPYDMNTHWFTLCREPNRNVAENSSGYLLVQVPSPNGLLPVHSSSVIAVGSNIYKIGGTKSYRHKLWKRTRYSSSVSVLDCRSHRWRQAPGMRVARGCSSTVCEVDGKIYIAGGCKEDIGSLYWIEVFDPKTQTWGTLKNPCIEYQHDIGYRCEVKSLGLDGKIYMFGSEFVVYNFEEDRWKCIGRDKYNLYHAVDPMSRINSSSCVVDNVLFILDKGTRVFKWYDFKVSLWKELNGVEGLPDLSDRGYVKMVDLGGKIAVLWQECLTNKKIKRIWCAEISLERRDRDEIWGKVEWFDIVLSVHSSFSLLCADTISVVV, encoded by the coding sequence ATGAACGGCGAAAAACCACTCcgtgagaggaagaagaagatgccgTATCCTTCTCCGGTGACAGAAGAACCAATCTCTATCATGTCACTTCCTTATGACTTGTTATTGAACTGCTTCTCACTCGTCTCAAGGTTGTATTATCCAACTCTCTCCCTCGTTTCCAAAACTTTTCGATCTATCATTACTTCACGCGAACTTTACGAGATCCGATCACGCTTAAACCGTACGGATAAGTGTCTCTATCTTTGCTTCCCTTACGACATGAACACGCATTGGTTCACTCTCTGCCGGGAACCTAATCGAAACGTTGCCGAGAATTCAAGTGGCTATCTTCTGGTCCAAGTTCCATCTCCCAATGGTTTACTTCCTGTGCATTCGTCGAGTGTCATAGCCGTTGGTTCTAATATCTACAAAATCGGCGGCACTAAGTCTTATAGACACAAACTCTGGAAAAGGACGCGctattcttcttctgtctctGTCCTGGATTGTCGGAGTCACAGGTGGCGTCAGGCTCCAGGAATGCGAGTGGCCCGGGGCTGTTCCTCCACAGTATGTGAAGTTGATGGGAAGATATATATAGCAGGAGGCTGTAAAGAAGACATCGGTTCCTTGTACTGGATTGAAGTGTTTGAtccaaaaactcaaacttGGGGCACTCTGAAGAACCCATGCATTGAGTATCAACATGATATTGGATATAGATGTGAAGTCAAAAGCTTAGGTCTTGATGGAAAAATATACATGTTTGGAAGTGAGTTTGTGGTTTACAATTTTGAGGAAGATAGATGGAAATGTATAGGCCGAGATAAGTATAATTTGTATCATGCAGTAGACCCTATGTCTCGCATAAACTCTAGTTCTTGCGTGGTAGACAATGTCTTGTTCATTTTGGATAAGGGAACTCGAGTGTTCAAATGGTATGACTTTAAGGTAAGTTTGTGGAAGGAATTGAATGGTGTTGAAGGATTGCCTGATTTAAGTGACCGTGGGTATGTTAAAATGGTGGATCTTGGTGGAAAGATAGCGGTTTTGTGGCAAGAGTGTCTGactaataagaaaattaaaaggatTTGGTGTGCTGAGATTAGCCTTGAAAGACGCGATAGAGATGAGATTTGGGGGAAGGTTGAGTGGTTTGATATTGTGCTTAGTGTCCACTCGTCTTTTTCATTGCTCTGCGCGGATACTATTTCCgttgttgtttga
- a CDS encoding S-locus lectin protein kinase family protein (S-locus lectin protein kinase family protein; FUNCTIONS IN: in 6 functions; INVOLVED IN: protein amino acid phosphorylation, recognition of pollen; LOCATED IN: endomembrane system; EXPRESSED IN: sperm cell, root; CONTAINS InterPro DOMAIN/s: Curculin-like (mannose-binding) lectin (InterPro:IPR001480), PAN-2 domain (InterPro:IPR013227), Apple-like (InterPro:IPR003609), S-locus receptor kinase, C-terminal (InterPro:IPR021820), EGF-like, type 3 (InterPro:IPR000742), Serine-threonine/tyrosine-protein kinase (InterPro:IPR001245), Protein kinase-like domain (InterPro:IPR011009), Serine/threonine-protein kinase, active site (InterPro:IPR008271), Protein kinase, catalytic domain (InterPro:IPR000719), S-locus glycoprotein (InterPro:IPR000858); BEST Arabidopsis thaliana protein match is: S-locus lectin protein kinase family protein (TAIR:AT1G61490.1); Has 121113 Blast hits to 119449 proteins in 4468 species: Archae - 96; Bacteria - 13448; Metazoa - 44854; Fungi - 10099; Plants - 34551; Viruses - 435; Other Eukaryotes - 17630 (source: NCBI BLink).), protein MTRFACFLFSTLLLSFSYAAITPTSPLSIGQTLSSPNGIFELGFFSPNNSRNLYVGIWFKGIIPRTVVWVANRENSVTDATADLAISSNGSLLLFDGKHSTVWSTGETFASNGSSAELSDSGNLLVIDKVSGITLWQSFEHLGDTMLPYSSLMYNPGTGEKRVLSSWKSYTDPLPGEFVGYITTQVPPQGFIMRGSKPYWRSGPWAKTRFTGVPLTDESYTHPFSVQQDANGSVYFSHLQRNFKRSLLVLTSEGSLKVTHHNGTDWVLNIDVPANTCDFYGVCGPFGLCVMSIPPKCKCFKGFVPQFSEEWKRGNWTGGCVRRTELLCQGNSTGRHVNVFHPVANIKPPDFYEFVSSGSAEECYQSCLHNCSCLAFAYINGIGCLIWNQELMDVMQFSVGGELLSIRLASSEMGGNQRKKTIIASIVSISLFVTLASAAFGFWRYRLKHNAIVSKVSLQGAWRNDLKSEDVSGLYFFEMKTIEIATNNFSLVNKLGQGGFGPVYKGKLQDGKEIAVKRLSSSSGQGKEEFMNEILLISKLQHINLVRILGCCIEGEERLLVYEFMVNKSLDTFIFDSRKRVEIDWPKRFSIIQGIARGLLYLHRDSRLRIIHRDVKVSNILLDDKMNPKISDFGLARMYEGTKYQDNTRRIVGTLGYMSPEYAWTGVFSEKSDTYSFGVLLLEVISGEKISRFSYDKERKNLLAYAWESWCENGGVGFLDKDATDSCHPSEVGRCVQIGLLCVQHQPADRPNTLELLSMLTTTSDLPLPKEPTFAVHTSDDGSRTSDLITVNEVTQSVVLGR, encoded by the exons ATGACGAGGTTTGcttgctttctcttctctaccTTGCTCTTAAGTTTTAGCTATGCAGCTATAACACCAACAAGTCCTTTGTCAATTGGACAAACTCTCAGCTCCCCTAATGGAATTTTCGAACTGGGGTTTTTCAGTCCTAATAACTCTCGGAATTTGTATGTTGGAATCTGGTTCAAGGGTATCATTCCCCGGACGGTTGTGTGGGTGGCCAATAGAGAAAATTCTGTTACAGACGCCACTGCGGATCTAGCTATCAGTAGCAATGGAAGTCTTCTCTTATTTGATGGCAAACATAGCACTGTCTGGTCCACCGGAGAAACTTTTGCATCTAACGGGTCTAGTGCAGAGCTTTCAGACAGCGGAAATCTTTTGGTCATAGACAAAGTTTCGGGAATAACTCTATGGCAAAGCTTTGAGCATCTTGGTGATACTATGCTACCTTACTCCTCCCTGATGTATAACCCCGGCACTGGTGAGAAGCGGGTATTGTCTTCTTGGAAAAGTTACACTGATCCATTGCCTGGTGAGTTTGTGGGTTATATTACAACACAAGTGCCACCACAGGGGTTTATTATGAGAGGCTCGAAGCCTTATTGGAGAAGCGGTCCTTGGGCTAAAACAAGGTTTACTGGCGTACCACTAACGGATGAATCATACACACATCCATTTAGCGTTCAGCAAGATGCAAACGGGTCAGTATACTTCTCTCATTTACAAAGAAACTTCAAACGTTCATTGTTAGTATTAACATCAGAGGGGTCACTGAAGGTTACTCATCATAATGGCACGGACTGGGTATTGAACATTGATGTTCCAGCTAACACATGTGATTTTTACGGTGTATGTGGACCTTTTGGATTGTGTGTAATGTCCATTCCTCCAAAGTGTAAATGCTTTAAAGGCTTTGTACCACAATTCAGTGAGGAATGGAAAAGAGGAAATTGGACTGGTGGTTGTGTGAGGCGTACTGAACTACTTTGTCAAGGAAACTCTACTGGGAGACATGTAAACGTCTTCCATCCTGTTGCCAACATAAAACCTCCAGACTTTTACGAATTTGTGTCCTCCGGGAGTGCAGAAGAATGCTACCAAAGTTGCCTCCACAATTGTTCATGCTTGGCCTTTGCTTATATTAATGGAATAGGGTGCTTAATTTGGAACCAGGAGCTAATGGATGTAATGCAATTCTCTGTGGGAGGAGAGCTTCTTTCTATACGTCTTGCAAGTTCTGAAATGG GTGGAAACCAGCGCAAGAAGACCATTATTGCTAGTATTGTTAGcatttctctttttgtgaCATTGGCTTCTGCTGCGTTTGGTTTCTGGAGATACAGATTGAAACATAATG CAATTGTATCGAAGGTTTCTTTACAAGGTGCATGGAGGAATGATTTGAAATCAGAAGATGTCTCAGGTTTATATTTCTTTGAGATGAAGACCATTGAAATTGCCACCAATAATTTCAGTCTCGTAAACAAACTCGGACAAGGTGGATTTGGTCCAGTTTACAAG GGAAAGTTACAAGATGGGAAAGAAATAGCTGTAAAACGGCTTTCCAGCAGCTCTGGACAGGGAAAGGAGGAGTTCATGAATGAAATACTACTCATCTCAAAACTCCAACACATAAACTTGGTTCGGATTTTAGGATGTTGCATTGAAGGAGAAGAGCGACTGTTGGTTTATGAGTTCATGGTGAACAAAAGCCTTGATACTTTTATCTTTG ATTCAAGAAAAAGGGTTGAGATTGATTGGCCTAAGAGGTTCAGTATTATTCAAGGAATTGCGCGTGGTCTTCTCTATCTCCACCGTGACTCACGCCTCAGGATAATTCACCGAGATGTGAAGGTTAGCAATATTCTTCTTGACGATAAAATGAACCCGAAAATATCAGATTTTGGATTGGCTCGGATGTATGAAGGAACCAAATATCAGGACAACACTCGCAGGATTGTAGGAACTCT AGGATATATGTCTCCTGAGTATGCATGGACTGGAGTTTTCTCTGAGAAGTCCGACACCTACAGCTTTGGAGTTCTCTTGTTAGAAGTTATCAGCGGAGAGAAGATCTCGAGGTTTAGCTATGATAAAGAGCGCAAAAACCTTCTTGCATAT GCGTGGGAATCTTGGTGCGAAAATGGAGGAGTTGGTTTTTTGGATAAAGATGCTACTGATTCATGTCACCCATCTGAAGTTGGAAGGTGTGTTCAGATTGGTCTGCTTTGTGTTCAGCACCAACCTGCTGATAGACCCAACACACTTGAGTTGTTGTCTATGCTCACAACAACATCAGATCTTCCACTACCTAAAGAACCCACATTTGCAGTGCATACTAGCGATGACGGATCCCGCACTAGTGATTTGATTACAGTCAATGAGGTGACACAATCTGTGGTGCTAGGGCGTTAA